gaaagaggagctGAAGTAGGAGaacaactgtatttttttatggaaaggtaGGTGGATCAATAGCTATGAAACAGTTGTGTGAGAAGCTTCAAAGGAAAAACCAGTACTAAACTGTAGTCACAAACGCATCAAAAAGATTTGAAGAATTCGAGAGCTCAGAATGAATTCTCGTTATTATAATTGCATACGTATACCAATTTTAGAGAAACCAGTTGATGCTGTAAAGAATATTTCCACCTAAAAGGGACAGAGAAAACGATTTCTCAATTGGCTACGCTGAGTGAGGATGggtattccagctctaataaatgtatctgaattcgacaggtatacgTATGTATGAGCGGCAATAGACTTATTCTtcccgtggtcaggtcggcaacgtgacctcgttctgatactccggatgccgatgttcgaatcctgctaccggacatcagaattacttcatattcttgcatttggatctgaggctttgtagtaacaagtgcATCCATAACGTggtaagaattcgagaagttaacaggGCATACAGTCCTTACAATTACATACCTATTTGGtattaaaaagtgaccagtagattcttatatttacatacatatatatatacacacacacacacacacacacacatatatatatatatatatgtacatatatatatatatatatatatatatatatatatatatatatatatatatatatatatatatatgagtgtgtgtctgATGATCAAGTTTCCCAAGTTAAAATTCTGAATGAAGCCAGAGGCGCCACAAGTGCAAGCTCCGTCTTCAGCTTcattattaaaaagcaaaataaatgacagacgtctttatatattcattctctctgaCCTGAGGATGAGGTCAGCGACTTCAATTAGCCTTTGGGTCTGCTGACTTGGTCTTATCCCAGCCTTAATGGGCAACTGGATTGGGTTGATATACAAGGATAAGATGAAGAAGGCATCTGGATCGTCTATGGACACGGTCTCTGCTATATGCAGCTTTTTATTAGTTATTCTCCTGCTTGGTTGATTTTGGAGATGGATCAGTtcgattatagaatttaggccaaagaccaagcgctgggacctatgagaccattcagcgctgaaaggaaattgagagtaagaagggttgaaaggtgtaacgggaggaaaacttcgcagttgcactacgaaacaattgttagagagggtggaaagtataagACTGAAGGATGCAATCTCGTGGAAATCTGGCCAAAAGGAACGAGGTTCCTgctgggccgaagggacgctgcaaagagcctgaagtaatgcctacagcgcagcgcgtgaggtgcactgacggcactacccacctggGTGTTTTGGATGTGCAGAAATTTCAAGTGGAGTAACAGAGTTACATCTTGAGATCTAAGGATTTATGACAACTTGGCTTTCCTTTCTTCCAGAGATGTCTTGGATGGAAGTTGAGTCTTGTTGGAAATTTGCTCTGTTCTGTTCTCGTGACACATAGTCCAGGTTAATAACTTCACCATGTAGTGAATGACAGTTCAAAGGGCGTTCATAATTGGGACAATGACCTCATTGCCCAATAAATGCAGAAGTCTTCTGCGAATGTGGTCCAGTCTGAAGAAGTACCCATGTGCTCTTCATTACTTTTTCAGTTCTCGTTCAGACACTCGCTGaattataattcttgtttttgcatatttaaaaaatataaactacccATACAATGAATAAGGTTTTTAAGCAATAtttaataatgaaactatttcaagTGACATGAAGCGTCagccaagaaaaatgaaacagacCCATTCTACAAACGACAGAAGTTGTTCAAGTGCATGGCTTCCTTCACGTGGAGCTGGAGATGAAAATCAGCCTCAGCCATTGTGTTTGGTGTGTAGATGCAAAATGTCAAACAGTCGATGCTTCTTAGTAAATAGAAGCAAGCATTTTCAAACATCCTGCAATCTTCAAGGAAAAAACGTACCGAAGTTATTTCAAAAGATGACTTGATCAACGCTTTCAAAAGGAGAGCAACGGTGTCTGAGAAAGCTCAAATTGCTTCTTGTGAAATATCGGAAATGAGAGCCGTAAAAATGAAGTCACATACTCTCGCTGAGTCTATTATTTTGGTCGCTTGTAAAAAGATGGTGGAGACTATTTCAGCAGACAATGTAGagaaacagataagtaaaattCCATCACTGAATGATAGTGTTCTATCATTCTAACAATATTGAAGGAAATGTTTTCTGTAATAAACTTCAGGATTCATACTGTGCACTCCAAGTTGACGAACCAACCGACATAGCCAACAAAGCGCAGTTGCTTGCCTTTATTTGCTTTATTGATGGGGAAACTATAGTAAATCAGTATCTTTGGTGCAGAACTGCTTACTACTGCAGGTGAGAAGATATGCTTCAtaatttaaatcattcttttgagAAATGAACTTATCGTGGAAGTCGTGTGCCGGGTTTGTTCTGATGAAGCTCCATTAATAACTGGTTCTATTGAAGGTCTTCCATGGTTTGTAAAGCAACACCATATCAACTATAACAACTCAATGTTTCTATTTCATAGAGGCCCCTGATGGCAACACTTGGTAATAGGGTGAAGAAGCTTTTGATCAAGACCAAGTTGTTGAAATGGTAAAGCTCGTAAATCTGAGCTTCTTTGTGGCTGTGGATTCACAACACACACGCTTACTTTTGCACACACAAAGTTCGATGTGGCTATCAGGGTAAGTGCTCCGAACTTCGGTAAGAACTGTTGGCATcttttgagaaaagaaaataaaagtaaattttgttaacttttgaaATGTAAGTTTTGGACTTTAAAATGAATGTCTGATCGAAATGTTTAACACGAATAGTCAGAACGATGTCCATGCAAAagggaagtaaaatgaaaaccttcTCTTATCTACCGACAAATTCAAGCATTCAGAAATAACCAACGGTTGGTAAAAGAAAAGCTAGTTTAGgctgtttggaaatgtttcctttggttcaagaaggccattcagaTAATTTAATTCCTTCAATAGGGGATCACTTAGCAATTCTGGAAGGTAATCTGAACCGAGCAATACGATTGGATTCTCAAAcctttctttgacatttcaacTGATAACGCTGGCTTTTCGTTAGCAGAAGAGGAGCTGGCTACCATATCTACTGATCGTGGCTTCAAGATCAAGCAGGAGGAGGTGCCCATCTACCAGTTCTGGATTTCAAACAAAGAAGAATCTCCTTCAATAGCTAGGAAAGCTTTGACTGTTTTACTGCAGTTGTCCACGTCGTCTCTCTGTGAACAAAGATTTTCTCTAccaacattaaatgtaaaatacgATCAAAAACTAAATCCATTGATGAAGAGATGAGAGTATGTTTATCACATATAAGGCCAAGATTCAGAAAATTGCGAAATCTCATCAAGCACGTTTCACATGCagatacttaaatgaaaaatatcttaaaaataaatggttatttcagGTACATCTTTATAATTTTGCCATTTCAAATCTCATGACtaattttccatattaaaatcaaGATGCTCCCCCAAAGTGTTGGTTTTTTCGTAGATGCGCCCTCAGGTCAAAGGTTTGAGAAACACTGCCTTGGCATGACTGAAAGGACTTGAAATACTTCAGGAATGTCTCTGACACGCGATTGAATAGACGATGGTATTACATGGAAGCTATGTTTTCTACAGACATCTTCTCTAATGAACTGCGGTTTTATTCTGCAGTAAACAGTCAAAggatacatatttataattgcaGCACATGCATGCAAGCATATTATAAAGTGCTACTGAATATTGAAAGCAATGGCACGCAGCAGCAGTAATATACTCATGAAATCTTTCCCTGTCTCCCCTCGCATTCagaacactgacgtcatcactgGCTGGGAAACCCATATTAACGATAGTCGCGGCTGTGGCCTCACGCTGCGTCCTCTTATTTGTTGAACTCCCAACTGTGGATACAGGATGCTGTCCTTTTGTTTCTCTCCTTAGTTACAAGAAGGGTTTGTtgtgggtgctctctctctctctctctctctctctctctctctctctctctctctctctctctctctcttcctcaaagaTAAAAAGCACGCTTGTATTTctgtacgttctctctctctctctctctctctctctctctctctctccaaacaacaCTTCTTGAGCAAGAGCTTTTAACAGATTATTATTCACTTATGTGAGTATGGAGACTATTTATCTGAAaattaactgtttatatatatatatatatatatatatatatatatatatatatatatatatatatatatatatatatatatatatatataactctgcaatatatctgatatatatatatatatatataacatatatatatatatatatatatatatatgtatgtatatatatgtgtgtgtgtgtgtgtgtgtgtgtgtgtgtggaggttgAGAGCAACTTGTTTGGAATAATGCTGGACCTTACAATTGCAAATTTAGCTACGAACTGCTTAGCCACACCggataattacatacacacacacacacatatgtaaatttacaattGCAAAGACCGTGGATTGTTCCAAAGCTGTTGCCTTCAATCCTCCATACTGTAAATGATTATCATGATCTATTTGCTAGGCAAGAAAAGTGGAGTGGGAATACTGTAGCTATACCATAAATACTTGTTGAGAAACTAAGTGGTTGTATTCCTTTGTGATACTCCCTAAGAAAAAATGCATGTtactttttgtaatatatatacatatatagtatgtatatgtatatatatatatatatatatatatatatatatatatatatatatatgtatatatattatatatatatatatatatatatatatatactatatatattatatgtatactattatatatatatatatatatatatatatatatatatatatatatatatatatatattatataatgtgagAAGTGTGTAGTACCATTAATTGGTCAagccaccctccccacccccactcccCACAAATCGCTTTACAACGCTTGACTTAATATCTCTGTTTCATGTTACTCGTGGACTATGGATGATCCCTTTCCTTCCTAAGACCTTGACCTATTGCAATACTCTTTGTGTTCCctggtttttgtttcttttgtaaacaacGGAGTTTGTTGCCAACTCTTCTTTTAGaaacattatcatcataaatgaagatgtatgagcttaaattaaatgaaatttaaatattaactatcacCAGGTATTTGTCTCCCTCCTTTAAATGTCAGTTCCATAATTTTGGACTATATATGTTTATTCACATGGCATTCAGTAATTATTAGCGCTATTTCATCTTCTTTTGATCGGCAGCGTTTTCTTGCGTTTCTCtgctttttcttgcattttacgaTTGCACAAGTGTCgtttgaaaaataatctctgtgcattggaaatgctctctctctctctctctctctctctctctctctctctctctctctctttcaaattgtatagtatttattaattttaattattttatgctatagttatgctatgctttattattttattattttgaagttacATTTGCCTACCTTTAGGAATTGAAGGGCTCATTAatgtattattcatttgtttgagggCTGATGCCTCGTTTCGGGGAGATATCCATTGTTCCTGTGTTGACCCAGGATTAATCATTTAATGGAATGGGTTAACTTTAGGGCTGCTGACCAAAACTATCATTGTTTTCTTCCTCACTACATCGCCTTACAGAAGGTGACCGCAGATATGGCAACACGTGAGTAAAGCAGTGTCACatttgtcttttaatattttcatattctatttctaacaatattattatcataaaactgccctcagttataatgagatgtgtttcttaaataaagcctttttttttaaagtaaagtacaTTTGGCATCGCTCTTTCACCCTCCCGAGACCCTCCTTTGACCAAGTACGCTGGGTAGTTATTAAACATAAGTGATAAACATGAACTTTCTTCATGTACCCAAGGAACTACGAGTGCAGAAAAAttacacgcagagagagagagagagagagagagcttttaaacTTTACGAGTTGACACAAAGGCATTCGTTGAACAGTGTGACGCGAGCCATGAAATTTAGACTGCGTATGAACAAGCACATTAAACGCCCACAATCGAGTTCTCTCGCCGCGTCCCTAGGGGTCCTAGGAGATGATATCCTTACCAGCTAGGACTTTGGTTGCAAACGAGTAGGCGCAGCGGCTGATTTATATAAAAGGACGCCCTCACCTCTGGGAATTCAGAGAAGAGAAGAACGCCTTCTGTTCCAGCTAGTACTAAACTAAACTCCTTGAGCCAAGAGGTGAAGTGTTCAAGTATGACCGTTGCTACTTGTTTTTCGATGTGCTTgaccattcttcttcttgcaatgGCTGGTCGCTGCTACTCGCAGCAAATGGATCATATTCAACTGAGCAGATTGCAGACTCGATTGACAACCTCACTCGGGAATTACAAGGTGAGGAAAGAGCATCAGAGGTCTTGTGGAAGTTCAGTGAGCTGCTTCTTTCGGACTTGTGAATCTGTCAATTGTTACATAATATATTCGTATTACacttaaaaaaattgcaatattcaCGTGATTTCAGGATAGTCCTCAGGGATTACTAGTTAACGTGAAGAAGGGTTGTGAAATAATGATCTTCTGGCTGTCTCTTTCCAGCGgtaattgcttatatatatatatatatatatatatatatatatatatactatatatatatatatatatatatatatatacctatatatatatatatatatacacatatatatatatatatatgtatgtatctttgtatatatatatatgtattggcaGTCAAGCGGCAAATTCACAATCAGGAGATCACGGAGAcaaagaagtcttcaaagttctttatttgaGGAAACGTTCATtgtcctttgcacatcatcagtctaccaataaattataaagagcagttaaaactaaagttaaaataacaattattataccgacagtaaaaaattttataaagtcaataaaataaaataaaataaataaataaatatattaaaattcatcaagtttgtgaaggaaatttaactaccttacagtacaacgcaagagggaagaatggccagaagaaatgtcaatgcccagacaacaccttaagcggaGAGAAGAAACAAAGTACTATTCAAATTGGGgataggtgctttatatataatgactccaagggtagttaaaaaggcagtttgagatgtagcactgagaatcgaaaaaatgtgtttttcaacATAATTTACAGCTGTATATGTGTTCGAATactagaaagttctggattggatatacaggaacctgtacgataactgagtctaagtggctgtaatagcggacttgcaacagtctttggaaccaacataagtaccaagacatcttgggcattcaaatttatagatagtgctggaccgcataaaatcttgcaacttgtccttataggagaaaaaatttccaacctttttttggTTCATGGGAATCAAATTTGAATTTGCAAAAACCTGTTTCTCTTTCGATAGATTAAATTGAAATTTGATTCCTGTGAATCAAAAGGTTGACCCTCTATCTTATGTGTGATCCAGCATAAGTGATAACACCATGTTGCCCAACCATAAACTCAGTTGTCGTACAGATTCCCTGTCGCATTCAGGTACATGCTACAAAGTAACCAAAATTCATATAAGTGCTCATCTCAAACTGTGCTGCTGCACTGAGTCTCGTGCTGTTTGaataacacttctgcggtttctcgcAGGTATTTGTCTGGGCATTGACCTCTGACGTCTTGGGCCAGCAGAAATTTCCTTCTGCTTTGATGAGTACaatgactatttatttattacatttttattttattgactgctcatttttactgttaataattgttatttcttTAGTTAACTGCTATAATTTATTACCAAACAAATGATATTTCAAGATGCCTGAAACTCTAATAGAACACGAACTTCTTATACTAtgaatctctatatatatctatatatatatatatatatatatatatatatatatatatatatatatatatatatatatatacatacatacgtatacgtaAATGAATTTAGGTaataatggcacaggtaaaaataagggaaaatggcacaaatgaaaaaaataggaaaaaagggtacaaggaaaaaaatatattgatcatCTAcaatatttcgccgtgtttagtactagcccctcggggatcccCGAGCTAATATATTTCTGACAGCCTACatatgaatcaatatattttacCCTGGTCTTTCATTCTACCTGTGTTATTTTTCCTGTGCCATTGTATACtaattcaccatatatatatatatatatatatatatatatgctatatatatatatatatatatatatatatatatatatatatatatatatatatatatattatatatatacatatatataatatatataaatatataaatacatatgtatatatatatatatatatatatatatatatatatatatatatatatatatatatatatatatatacatatatatatatatatatatatatatatatatatatatatatatactcttatatatatatatatataaatattatacattatatgtactgGCTCCTCAAGATTATTGCTCAATGTTACCACGACCCATAGCTTAACAAAAAACCATTTTCCAACTATAATTTCCGTTTTATTTTCAGCACAAGCGGTTGCTTCGGAAAATAGGAATCATGAAAATGTTCACCTTAATAGCCACAGGTGAGTAATCAACGCTTTGTTACCCAacggtataaatatatatatatatatatatatatatatattcatatatatatatatatatatatgtaatatatatatatatatatatatataaaccacttgAACACTTACACGACAAGAACATTCAACACtgttttgaaatatctttatttgaCTTACAGATCATCTTGGCTGTGAGAAGGACTGGTTTAAGCTGAGATCTTCCTGTTACTTCATCGGTAGAGACATCAGCACTTGGGAAGAGAGCCGTCAAAAGTGCATAGCCTTGAATTCTGACTTGGTCAAAATCACTCATGATGACGACAATTGCTTCCTCCGTGGTGAGTAACAGTATTGTATTGAGTTTAAATATAGGAAGCCCACTACAATAGTGCCATCAGTTTGTAATCAAACAGAAGTCACTGTTCTAAGCTCAAACAAACCTAGTCCAAATTTGCTCTTAAATGCATTTGATATTATTGAACAATAATACACTTTAATAGGAAGTTACTGGCATGTACCAGTAAGTCCTTAGGGGATTAAGCTAATATAAGGGCTAGTATTTCTTTTACTGGTACCAGCTGGTACCCCCAAAACAGTTGCGTTGTCTTGACGATCTATCTTTCAAGATGTGTTACAGAAGAGCAAAGCTAGATTACATATCATAAACTTTGAACAAGTTCACCTGTCATCTGTTTCCATAGAATTTCTAGACAGctgatttaactgttttttaaaaaatagccTATGAGACAAAGATGGAGAATGATACTTTCCCATTCAATCTAATCAGTTATTCTCTTTGCAGATCTTGCAAAAGGTCACAACACCTACGTAGGACTAAGTGACTTGCAAGAACAGGGAACCCTCAGATGGGTTGCAGATGGCACCATTCACCAAATCGTTGAATCATGGTAAGATCTGAAGTGGTTGCAATAGAGATTCCATACCTACATCAAAGCATTATGCTTCTGCAAGAAAACTGAGAGGAGAAAAAGACCATTGAGTTATATCATGGAATAGGGTAACAGATTCACTGGATCACACTTGGACTACTGAGAAATGATAATCAGAGTTAGACAGAGGATCATTTATCACTGTCCACAGTATcatgtaatgtacagtatattataggCAGTAGCCTAATGCATGAAATCCGCATCAGATGTAGGCCTAGTGTTCTGAACATTTGCTGAAGAATCAATCCATTAAAAGTTATTAAGCATTACTGATAAAAGAGACATCAAGGAGGTATTGGGCCTTCAGATAGGAGTCTTAATTTCCCCTAACTTACCCTCTTCGATTCAATGAACATGGTATAATTCCTACCCTCAGGATTAGGCACAAGCAGTGGAAGACAGTGGCAACAATTTTAGTAGCAGAACGCTTCTAGTGTTACCATTTGGAATGACGATGGAAGTGGTGTTTCTCAACAGTGATTATCTTACTCCTTCCAGGTGGGGTGAAGGCGAGCCCAACAATCCAGCAGAACACTGTGTCCATTACTATCATTCAAAAGACGATCGCTTCAATGATGCTAATTGTGGGAAGGAATTTAggtaaggaatttattattattattatttttttttttttgtctatcacagtcatcctattcgactgggtggtttttatagtttggggttctgggttgcatcctgcctccataGGAAAccaccacttttctcactatgtgtgctgtttctagtagcacacttttctgcatgagtcctggagctacttcggtatctagtttttttttccagattccttttcagggatcttgggatcatgcctagtgttcctatgattataggtacaatttccactggcatattccatatcacTGCAAGATCAATGAGTGATACGTTCTTCTggattttgtcagtcaacgtcacgtctggtctattggcacgtatcaccctgtctgttctgataccacagtcccagaggatctttccctgatcattttctatcactctgTCAGGTTGGGGTTTGTACCATATTACTGCCAAGCCAACTAGTATTTTCTTGCAGGCTCAGTGGGGAGCTTTTGCTGCTGAATCATACCTCTTTTGCACTGGTTCTGTGCTTTTGGACATTCACTTttatggtttatggtctcgtctttcatattgcctCCCTGCATATGGTGGGGCAGTATTTCCATccctattgttctttggacatacaCAGTTTCTTGAGGCCTGATCTGTGTAGTGTTAGCATTCCTTCATTCCTTGTTGAGTTtccccctctgtagccattgtcacatgtttcattgctggccagttctgcATACAGTCTcttactgtccgtgcattggtttgtgtgtcattcctctgttctgttttcattCTCCCTGTATCTGTATGTTTCTTAGGTCTTGGTCTACTTTATCAGCCCTTCTTACCAttactccttagccactcatcttcacagGTTTTTCCAGATATTGCCCCAGTCTTTGTTCTCGATGTTTGTGAGACACTCCTCTATGCTTAGTAAGCGCTCTTGCTGCTTCGTGTTCATGCCATAGTCCATCcttttgctcttgggtgtagtgctttgtgtattgtcatgtgttttctagttttctggtcgattctgcagagttcagccttcatccactccactactcctgcgctgtatctgattactggtactgcccatgtgtttatggctttcgtcatgtttccagcgttgagttttgacttgagtatcgccttaagtctctgaatatattctttcctgatcttGTCCTTGATCTCTTGgtattttatatcctctccttctattattcccatgtatttgtatcctgtctcatctatgtgtttgatgctattcccgtctggtaactttatcccttcagtccttgttacttttcctttttgtatgttgaccaaggtgcatttttctattccaaac
The nucleotide sequence above comes from Macrobrachium rosenbergii isolate ZJJX-2024 chromosome 1, ASM4041242v1, whole genome shotgun sequence. Encoded proteins:
- the LOC136841272 gene encoding perlucin-like protein is translated as MAGRCYSQQMDHIQLSRLQTRLTTSLGNYKHKRLLRKIGIMKMFTLIATDHLGCEKDWFKLRSSCYFIGRDISTWEESRQKCIALNSDLVKITHDDDNCFLRDLAKGHNTYVGLSDLQEQGTLRWVADGTIHQIVESWWGEGEPNNPAEHCVHYYHSKDDRFNDANCGKEFRYICEKPAQLGWNFASVLDEETPSRQVKWKMDQA